Proteins found in one Triticum urartu cultivar G1812 chromosome 4, Tu2.1, whole genome shotgun sequence genomic segment:
- the LOC125554415 gene encoding uncharacterized protein LOC125554415: protein MPTPPIPATRPAPTLPDELIEEVFLRLPPDEPSSLVRASLASSFWLGLLTGTSFSVRYREFHDAPPMLGFFYSWLHADRPADEGEPPVQRFAFTTKFGARIPEVEEWDDYEALDCRHGRVLFENPFGCPAPLFVWDPMTGCTRYLEKPDGCWGDGATVVCAVSGCDHRLCDGGPVRVVFFTTGDDDGCVAHVSVALLEMDDAWSESSDLDLELEWTLSTGLELEARHAFIPEILSPVLIKDALYFMLSIVDGVRDMAILKYDMASDGLSLIDLPDVRSNGLPLKDHSFIPMAMGDGNLGFAQVDGLTLNLWSSSIQTGVEGLASWTQHRVVDLKNLLPIRNPKQSLRLIGSVEGSDIIFVTTDLGIYQISLMSLGWKKLWKSEKFSALIPYMSFYNPQERINPYDEAH, encoded by the exons ATGCCGACGCCCCCGATTCCGGCGACGAGGCCTGCACCGACGCTGCCGGACGAGCTTATCGAGGAGGTCTTCCTCCGCCTCCCACCGGACGAGCCCTCGAGCCTCGTGCGTGCCTCCCTGGCCAGCAGTTTTTGGCTCGGCCTCCTCACCGGCACTAGCTTCTCCGTTCGCTACCGAGAGTTCCATGATGCTCCCCCCATGCTGGGCTTCTTTTATTCCTGGCTCCACGCCGACCGCCCTGCCGACGAAGGAGAACCCCCCGTCCAGCGCTTTGCCTTCACCACGAAATTCGGCGCGCGCATTCCCGAGGTCGAGGAATGGGACGACTATGAAGCGTTGGACTGCCGCCATGGCCGCGTTCTCTTTGAAAACCCCTTTGGGTGTCCCGCCCCGCTCTTCGTTTGGGACCCCATGACGGGCTGCACGAGATACCTGGAGAAGCCCGATGGATGCTGGGGCGATGGGGCCACTGTGGTCTGTGCTGTGAGCGGCTGTGACCACCGCTTGTGTGACGGGGGGCCCGTTCGTGTGGTCTTTTTCACGACCGGCGACGATGATGGTTGTGTTGCACACGTGTCCGTCGCGTTGCTGGAGATGGATGATGCGTGGAGCGAGAGCTCTGATCTTGATCTTGAGCTTGAGTGGACCCTGAGCACTGGTCTTGAACTTGAAGCTAGGCATGCATTCATTCCGGAAATACTGTCCCCTGTCCTCATCAAAGACGCACTCTACTTCATGCTTTCCATTGTTGATGGTGTTCGTGACATGGCTATTCTCAAGTACGACATGGCCTCTGATGGCTTGTCATTGATTGATCTACCCGACGTGCGCTCTAATGGCTTACCGCTCAAAGACCATTCCTTTATCCCCATGGCCATGGGGGATGGCAATTTGGGGTTTGCACAAGTGGACGGGTTAACCCTCAATCTATGGTCAAGCTCAATCCAGACGGGTGTCGAGGGCCTTGCGTCATGGACTCAGCATAGAGTTGTCGATCTCAAGAACCTTCTCCCTATTCGGAATCCCAAGCAAAGTCTTAGGCTGATTGGATCTGTGGAAGGCAGTGATATCATTTTCGTGACTACAGACCTTGGCATCTACCAGATTAGTCTCATGTCCCTCGGGTGGAAGAAGCTATGGAAGAGCGAGAAGTTCAGTGCTTTGATTCCGTATATGAGTTTCTACAATCCACAAG AGAGGATCAACCCCTACGATGAAGCTCATTGA